In Erwinia pyrifoliae DSM 12163, the genomic window GATTTTACGCCACTAAATGTTTAGGATTAATCTTGATTGATCCAAGCAATCTTTTATGAGGTGATGATTAATATTATGGCTACAAGAGTCTCCGTCCAACCCGATTTCGGGAGGAAAACCGTTACCGCTAAGCGTTCAGGCAATCTGAAACGCAAAGCCTGGATGGCCGTATTTGCTGGCTGTGCACTCTTCTGGGCAGCTGCCGCTTTGTCTGTCTGGCATATTTGGGGGTAACTATGTATGCAGCTCTGGTTAAACGCCAGGTTTGGGAAGTGAGTATGACCCATGAAGGTTTTTGCAAAACCGTTGAGCGGAATAATAACGAGGCTCAGTTAAAGGTTCCTTCATCGTGGGATCTGAACAAATTACAGCGTGGCTTCATAGAGTCAATGTTTGAAGACAAAAACCTAAAATAAGTCAGTACGTGATAATTTCCTTCGTAACCAGGTGAATAAAAATTTACAAACTGTTAATGAATATCCATTGCCGGGAAAATTTGCCACTCATTCCGTCAATTCATAGTGACTCAGCAGCGTTCAGGCAGGGGATTAAATATAGCCTCTCCGCAAAGCGGCAGCTTTAAACGAATGAGAAATTGACTTAACGCAAATCAAAAGGTCATGCGACTAAAGACTTCAGTTATGTCAGCGACCGGTGTGCAATGGCTTGGCAGTAAAGTTCAAAAAATAAAGTCAAGATGACAGCTCAGACAAATAAATATTAACGCCTCGCTAATTCGGTTAGCGAGGCGTTTTTTTACCTTTTATATTTTTATGTTTCAGCATTTCTCAGATGATGTTACTGGCAAATGTGGTTACCTGCTTGTGCTATGTTTAAAGCTAACCCTGTATTTCCTATGGTTATGATAAACAGATAACAACAACGGAGAAGCCATGTCGACAACCCTGCGCCAACTCAGTCAGCACGTCCTGAACCTAAACCACAAGCGCTATCACTATTTTAGTCTTACCCGAGCGGCCGCTGAACTCGGCGATATCTCTCGTCTGCCAAAATCAATGAAGGTACTTATGGAGAACCTGCTGCGCTGGCAGGATGAAGACTCCGTGACCACAGAGGATATTCACGCCCTGGCGGGGTGGCTTAAACACGCCCACGCGGAGCGGGAAATTGCTTACCGGCCGGCCAGGGTGCTGATGCAAGACTTTACCGGCGTTCCGGCGGTTGTGGATCTGGCTGCCATGCGCGAAGCGGTTAAGCGTCTTGGCGGTGATGTGGCAAAAGTGAACCCGTTATCACCCGTCGATCTGGTGATCGACCATTCTGTGACGGTCGATGATTATGGTAATGATGATGCTTTCGCAGAGAATGTGCGCCTTGAAATGGAACGCAACCACGAACGTTATGTCTTCCTTCATTGGGGGCAGAAAGCCTTCAACCGTTTTAGCGTCGTTCCGCCGGGCACCGGGATCTGCCATCAGGTTAATTTGGAATATCTTGGCCAGGCCGTCTGGCATGAGCCTGATGGTGACAGGGAGATTGCCTGGCCTGATACGCTGGTCGGAACTGATTCACATACCACGATGATCAATGCGCTCGGCGTGCTGGGCTGGGGCGTTGGGGGCATTGAAGCGGAAGCTGCCATGCTGGGGCAGCCGGTATCTATGCTAATCCCAGATGTAGTAGGTTTCAAACTGACGGGCAAACTGCAGGCCGGGATCACCGCGACTGACCTGGTGCTTACGGTAACCCAAATGCTGCGTCAGCACGGTGTGGTCGGTAAATTTGTTGAGTTCTATGGTGATGGCCTGGATGATTTACCGCTGGCCGATCGTGCCACCATCGCCAATATGGCGCCTGAATATGGCGCGACCTGCGGTTTCTTCCCTGTCGATGATGTCACATTGGGCTATATGAAACTCACCGGGCGCAGTCAGGAGCAGGTGGCGCTGGTCGAAGCTTATGCCAAAGCGCAAGGCTTATGGCGATGCAGCGGTGATGAACCGGTGTTTACCAGCACGCTGGCTCTGGATATGAACAGCGTAGAGTCGAGCGTTGCCGGGCCGAAGCGGCCACAGGATCGCGTATCGCTGAGAGATGTCCCTGCTGCATTCCGTGCCAGCAACGAATTGGAAATTCATCGCGCACTAAAACAGCACCATGCGGTTAGCTGCCGCGATAGTAGCTCCGGGCAGCAGTATCAACTGGAAGATGGAGCCGTAGTCATTGCCGCGATTACCTCCTGCACCAATACCTCGAACCCCAGCGTGATGATGGCTGCCGGACTGCTGGCAAAAAAAGCCGTTATGCTGGGACTGAAGCCTAAACCCTGGGTAAAGGCTTCGCTGGCACCGGGATCCAAGGTGGTGTCCGACTATCTTGCCAGCGCCCGACTGACTCCTTACCTGGATAAACTCGGCTTTAACCTGGTGGGTTATGGCTGTACCACCTGCATTGGTAACTCTGGCCCGTTGCCTGATGAAATTGAAAAGGCGATCGGGCAGGGGGATCTGACGGTGGGTGCCGTGCTTTCAGGTAATCGTAATTTCGAAGGTCGCATCCATCCGTTGGTTAAAACGAACTGGCTAGCCTCGCCACCGCTGGTGGTGGCTTACGCGCTGGCTGGAAACATGACGCTCAATCTGCAGAGTGACCCCATTGGCGAGGATATTAACGGTAACGCAGTGTATCTCAGAGATATCTGGCCGAGTCCAACAGAAATTGCCGAGGCGGTACAATTGGTCTCTACCGCCATGTTCCACAAAGAGTATGCCGAGGTGTTTGCAGGCACGCCGGAATGGCAGCAAATTGAAGTAAGTGAGGCGGCCACCTACGACTGGGATGGCAGCTCGACCTATATTCGCCTTTCGCCCTTCTTTGATGGGATGGGTAAGGAACCGCAACCTGTGCAGGACATCCATAGAGCGCGTATTCTGGCGATGCTCGGTGATTCTGTCACTACCGATCATATCTCGCCAGCCGGTAGCATTAAGGCGGATAGTCCGGCAGGGCGCTATTTACTGGAACGCGGCGTTGAACGGGCCGACTTCAACTCTTATGGTTCAAGGCGCGGTAATTATGAAGTGATGATGCGCGGAACCTTTGCCAATGTCAGGATCCGCAATGAAATGGTTTCCGGAGTGGAAGGGGGGATGACGCGTTACATTCCCGGCAACGAGCAGATGGCGATTTACGATGCGGCGATGCGCTATCAGCAGGCCGGCATTCCGCTGGCGATCATTGCAGGCAAAGAGTATGGTTCCGGGTCAAGCCGTGACTGGGCAGCAAAAGGACCTCGGCTACAAGGAGTACGGGTGGTTATCGCCGAATCATTTGAGCGCATTCACCGTTCTAATCTGATCGGCATGGGGATTCTGCCCCTGGAATTCCCGCAGGGTGTGACGCGTAAAACCCTGCAACTCACCGGAGATGAACAAATTGATGTGGTTGATCTTCAGCAGCTGCAACCCGGCGGCACGGTCACCGTGACACTGACCAGAGGGGATGGTAGTCAAGAGGTGCTGGCCGCACGCTGCCGGATAGATACCGGCAATGAGCTAACCTATTACAAAAACGATGGCATTCTGCATTATGTGATCCGTAATATGCTGAAATAAAACCAGCCATATTTATACGCTGCAGGCGGTGTGAACGTTATCCTGCAGCGTTCCGGCAAGCTATTTCGACAGCAGGTGCCCAAGCTTCGCCGCCTTGGTATCGAGATAATGCGTATTGCTGGGGTTGCGTCCAACAATCAGCGGTACACGCTCTACAATATTGATCCCGGCTTCGCTTAGGATCTCAACCTTATGCGGGTTATTCGTCAGCAGTCGAACTTCATTCACGCCCAGCAGTTTGAACATATCCGCACATATAGTGAAATCACGCTCATCGGCGGCAAAGCCCAACTGATGATTTGCTTCTACCGTATCATAGCCTTTATCCTGCAACGCATACGCCCGGATTTTGTTTAGCAGGCCGATATTGCGCCCCTCCTGACGATGATAAAGCAGGATCCCTCGCCCTTGTTCAGCAATCTGGGTCAGCGCCGCATCCAGCTGGAAACCGCAGTCACAGCGCAGGCTGAACAAAGCATCACCGGTAAGACATTCTGAATGAACGCGAGACAGTACCGGTTCACCGCCTGAAATATCGCCATAAACCAGTGCAAGATGATCGTGCCCGGTTGCCAGTTCTTCAAAACCAACCATAAGGAAATCGCCCCGGGGCGTGGGCAAGTTGGCTTCAGCCACCCGTTTAAGCTGCATGTCAATCTCCAAAAACGTCAGGTGTTGCGCGAGCGCAAGATGGTGTTCTGTCAGTTGTCTGACGCAAACGATGTTACTATTTTGCCACAACACATAGAGAGGCAGTTAATACCTTAGAGCGATTGTTGTATTACGGCAAAAATATCATCACAAATGCATGTATATTATTAATTTCAAATATCTTTTTATAGCGATGTCGTTTATCGACGCTTGACAAGGAACAAAAATGACCGAAATCCTTAAACGCACAACTTTGGCTACGTTGTTGTTACTGCTGATGCCGCTGGCCGTCATGCTGTCGGGCTGGCGATGGCAGCCAGTGGAAATGGAATGGGGTCACAAAATTATGTTCTGGTTTACTGAAACCGTCACCAGCCCGTGGGGAGTATTGACCAGCGCTTTTCTCTGCGGCTGGTTTCTTTGGTGTTTGCGCCTGCGCCTGAAGCCTGCATTAATCTTAGTGGCGATCGTCACCGTAACCCTGTTAACCGGGCAACACGTTAAAAGCATGATTAAGGGTCATGTCCAGGAACCCCGGCCATATGTGATGTGGCTGGCAGAAAAACAGGCTATAGATCAGCAACAATTTTATGCCCACAAACGTGCCGAACGCAGTGAAATAGTGCGCGCGGCAGTAGCAAACGATAGCCTAATCCCGGTTTGGTTAAAGCAGCACTGGGCGTTTGAAACCGGATTTGCATTTCCTTCAGGTCACACTATGTTTGCTGCTACCTGGGCATTACTGGGTGCGGCGTTACTTTGGCCGCGCCGTCGCTATACCAGTGTGATTATACTGATGGGCTGGGCAACAGCAGTGATGGCAAGCCGACTGCTACTGGGCATGCACTGGCCTCGCGATCTTATCGTATCCACGCTGCTGAGTGGGTTATTGGTTACGCTGGCAACCTGGGTGGCACAACATCTGTGTGGTCCGCTTTCCCTGCAGCCGGGGGAAAGCCAGGCCAAACAGCAGGATAAGACGGGTAACTGATTGAAAAGCCGTTTTACGGTCCCATATCAAATGCTTGTCATGGTGCTAAGCTGTTACTGGCATTGTAGTCGGCGGGATTGAGAAACGGAGCAGCAGCTGACGAAAATCGAGGCAAGCATCTGGCCTGTTTTTTTGGCATAATTCATCTGGTTAACTCCAGCTTAAGGGATGAACAGTGAAATATTTGCTTATTTTTTTAGTGGTTTTGGTGATTTTCGTCATTTCCGTCACCCTCGGCGCTCATAACGATCAGGTGGTGACATTTAACTATCTGCTGGCGCAGGGTGAATTCAGCATCTCGACGTTACTGGCTTCAATATTTGCTGCTGGTTTTTTGCTAGGCTGGGCTATCTGCGGATTGTTCTGGCTGCGTGTGCGTGTCTCTCTGGCCCACGCGCAACGTAAAGTAAAGCGTTTACAGCACCAGCTGGGACAGACTGGCGACACTGTGACAACGTCACAGCATGCTGTCATTAAGGAACAATAATTTATGTTGGAACTGCTGTTTCTGTTACTTCCTGTCGCTGCAGCCTACGGCTGGTACATGGGGCGCAGAAGTGCACAACAGGACAAGCAACACGAAGCGAATCGTCTGTCGCGTGACTACGTGACAGGCGTCAACTTTCTGCTTTCTAATCAGCAGGATAAAGCTGTCGATCTGTTCCTGGATATGCTGAAAGAGGACAGTGGCACAGTGGAAGCCCACCTGACTCTTGGTAACTTGTTCCGTTCCCGTGGCGAAGTCGACCGCGCCATTCGCATCCATCAGGCACTGATGGAGAGTGACTCCCTCACTTACGATCAACGCCTGCTGGCGATTCAGCAACTTGGCCGAGACTATATGGCGGCAGGGTTTTATGACCGTGCGGAGCACATGTTTGGCCAGCTGGTTGACGAGACTGATTTTCGCCTCAGCGCTCTGCAACAGCTGCTTATTATTCACCAGGCGACCAGCGACTGGCTAAATGCGATAGACGCGGCGGAACGGCTGATCAAACTCGGTAAAAGCCGGCTCGGAATGGAAATCGCACACTTTTACTGTGAGCTGGCGTTGCAGGCGATGAGCAGCGACGATTTGGAAAGGGCGATGAGCCTGTTAAAAAAAGGTGAGGCGGCGGATCGGAACAGCGCCAGGGTCTCAATCATGATGGGGCGTATTCACATAGCCAAAGCCGAATACGCTAAAGCGGTGCAGCACTTACAGCGAGTGATAGAGCAGGATAAGGAGCTGGTCAGCGAAACGCTTGAAATGCTGGAAAGCTGTTACCAGCATTTGGAACAAGGACCTGCATGGGTCAACTACCTCGAACGCTGTGTTGAAGAGAACACCGGAGCGGCGGCCGAGCTTTACCTTGCCGGCATTCTTGACCAACAGGATGGAGCAGAAGCGGCACAAACCTATATCACGCGTCAGCTCCAGCGTCACCCAACGATGCGGGTCTTCCATCGCCTGATGGACTTCAACTTGCAGGAAGCAGAAGACGGTCGTGCGAAAGACAGCCTGATGGTTCTGCGCGATATGGTTGGAGAGCAGATCCGCACCAAGCCACGCTATCGCTGCCATAAATGCGGCTTTACCGCACATGCACTCTATTGGCATTGCCCCTCGTGCCGGGCATGGTCTTCAGTAAAACCTATTCGCGGCCTCGACGGACAGTAACGCTGCATTGAAATGCAGCTTGTTGCCTCACTTTAGTTACAACATACTAATTTTCACGGCTTGATTTTTTCCAGCAGCGACTGCGTTCTGTGAGTCAATCAGGTCAACGGAAGGGACAAGTGACATCAGAATCCGGCGGGATTATTCTCAACGACTCACTGTGAATTTTGCAATGGCGCAGGTAAAATGCTTGCCGTTTATCGTTCGCGCCTCGTGGTGCTTCATTTTTAAGAGGGTTTTTCATGTATTCACCTCAGGTTATCGGTTCGCCGATAGTGGTTGCGCTAGATTATGCTGACCGTCATCGCGCCCTGGCCTTCGTTGACCAGATTGAACCGGGCAGTTGCCGCCTGAAAGTTGGCAAAGAGATGTTTACTCTGTTTGGACCTCAGTTGGTGCGCGACTTACAGCAGCGTGGCTTTGAGATATTTCTCGATTTGAAGTTTCACGATATCCCAAACACCACCGCTCATGCAGTTGCCGCCGCTGCCGATTTGGGCGTGTGGATGGTCAACGTTCATGCCAGCGGTGGGGCCCGCATGATGAGCGCTGCCCGTGAAGCTCTGCTGCCTTTTGCTAAGGATGCCCCGCTGCTGATAGCCGTAACGGTATTGACCAGTATGGATGCCAGCGACCTGATCGGTCTTGGAATAACGCTTTCACCGGCAGAACAGGCGGAGCGTCTGGCACGCCTGACGCAGCAATGCGGTCTGGACGGTGTGGTTTGCTCTGCACATGAAGCCAGGCATTTCAAACAGGCAATCGGGACGGACTTCCGGCTGGTGACTCCGGGTATTCGACCGGAGGGCAGTGACGTTGGCGATCAGCGCCGCATAATGACGCCACAGCAGGCGCAGCAGGCCGGCGTAGATTATATGGTGATCGGGCGTCCGATTACGCAATCTGCCGACCCGGCTGTGGCGTTACGCACCATTCTGAGTTCATTACAGGGGGTATAATGGCTGAAAATAACAGCCGTCTGGTTTATTCAACCGAAACCGGACGTATCGATCAACCTGAAGCCATTATCCAACGTCCCAAAGGCGACGGGTTTGTGCGTATTCAGCGCCAAACCAGCGGCCGAAAGGGGAAAGGCGTCTGCCTGATAACAGGCATAGATCTCTGTGATGCAGAGCTGAACAAACTGGCGGCTGAATTGAAGAAGAAGTGCGGCTGTGGCGGGGCAGTGAAAGACGGTGTAATTGAAAT contains:
- a CDS encoding YmiA family putative membrane protein, which codes for MATRVSVQPDFGRKTVTAKRSGNLKRKAWMAVFAGCALFWAAAALSVWHIWG
- the acnA gene encoding aconitate hydratase AcnA, whose translation is MSTTLRQLSQHVLNLNHKRYHYFSLTRAAAELGDISRLPKSMKVLMENLLRWQDEDSVTTEDIHALAGWLKHAHAEREIAYRPARVLMQDFTGVPAVVDLAAMREAVKRLGGDVAKVNPLSPVDLVIDHSVTVDDYGNDDAFAENVRLEMERNHERYVFLHWGQKAFNRFSVVPPGTGICHQVNLEYLGQAVWHEPDGDREIAWPDTLVGTDSHTTMINALGVLGWGVGGIEAEAAMLGQPVSMLIPDVVGFKLTGKLQAGITATDLVLTVTQMLRQHGVVGKFVEFYGDGLDDLPLADRATIANMAPEYGATCGFFPVDDVTLGYMKLTGRSQEQVALVEAYAKAQGLWRCSGDEPVFTSTLALDMNSVESSVAGPKRPQDRVSLRDVPAAFRASNELEIHRALKQHHAVSCRDSSSGQQYQLEDGAVVIAAITSCTNTSNPSVMMAAGLLAKKAVMLGLKPKPWVKASLAPGSKVVSDYLASARLTPYLDKLGFNLVGYGCTTCIGNSGPLPDEIEKAIGQGDLTVGAVLSGNRNFEGRIHPLVKTNWLASPPLVVAYALAGNMTLNLQSDPIGEDINGNAVYLRDIWPSPTEIAEAVQLVSTAMFHKEYAEVFAGTPEWQQIEVSEAATYDWDGSSTYIRLSPFFDGMGKEPQPVQDIHRARILAMLGDSVTTDHISPAGSIKADSPAGRYLLERGVERADFNSYGSRRGNYEVMMRGTFANVRIRNEMVSGVEGGMTRYIPGNEQMAIYDAAMRYQQAGIPLAIIAGKEYGSGSSRDWAAKGPRLQGVRVVIAESFERIHRSNLIGMGILPLEFPQGVTRKTLQLTGDEQIDVVDLQQLQPGGTVTVTLTRGDGSQEVLAARCRIDTGNELTYYKNDGILHYVIRNMLK
- the ribA gene encoding GTP cyclohydrolase II is translated as MQLKRVAEANLPTPRGDFLMVGFEELATGHDHLALVYGDISGGEPVLSRVHSECLTGDALFSLRCDCGFQLDAALTQIAEQGRGILLYHRQEGRNIGLLNKIRAYALQDKGYDTVEANHQLGFAADERDFTICADMFKLLGVNEVRLLTNNPHKVEILSEAGINIVERVPLIVGRNPSNTHYLDTKAAKLGHLLSK
- the pgpB gene encoding phosphatidylglycerophosphatase B, with protein sequence MTEILKRTTLATLLLLLMPLAVMLSGWRWQPVEMEWGHKIMFWFTETVTSPWGVLTSAFLCGWFLWCLRLRLKPALILVAIVTVTLLTGQHVKSMIKGHVQEPRPYVMWLAEKQAIDQQQFYAHKRAERSEIVRAAVANDSLIPVWLKQHWAFETGFAFPSGHTMFAATWALLGAALLWPRRRYTSVIILMGWATAVMASRLLLGMHWPRDLIVSTLLSGLLVTLATWVAQHLCGPLSLQPGESQAKQQDKTGN
- a CDS encoding LapA family protein, yielding MKYLLIFLVVLVIFVISVTLGAHNDQVVTFNYLLAQGEFSISTLLASIFAAGFLLGWAICGLFWLRVRVSLAHAQRKVKRLQHQLGQTGDTVTTSQHAVIKEQ
- the lapB gene encoding lipopolysaccharide assembly protein LapB; translated protein: MLELLFLLLPVAAAYGWYMGRRSAQQDKQHEANRLSRDYVTGVNFLLSNQQDKAVDLFLDMLKEDSGTVEAHLTLGNLFRSRGEVDRAIRIHQALMESDSLTYDQRLLAIQQLGRDYMAAGFYDRAEHMFGQLVDETDFRLSALQQLLIIHQATSDWLNAIDAAERLIKLGKSRLGMEIAHFYCELALQAMSSDDLERAMSLLKKGEAADRNSARVSIMMGRIHIAKAEYAKAVQHLQRVIEQDKELVSETLEMLESCYQHLEQGPAWVNYLERCVEENTGAAAELYLAGILDQQDGAEAAQTYITRQLQRHPTMRVFHRLMDFNLQEAEDGRAKDSLMVLRDMVGEQIRTKPRYRCHKCGFTAHALYWHCPSCRAWSSVKPIRGLDGQ
- the pyrF gene encoding orotidine-5'-phosphate decarboxylase, translating into MYSPQVIGSPIVVALDYADRHRALAFVDQIEPGSCRLKVGKEMFTLFGPQLVRDLQQRGFEIFLDLKFHDIPNTTAHAVAAAADLGVWMVNVHASGGARMMSAAREALLPFAKDAPLLIAVTVLTSMDASDLIGLGITLSPAEQAERLARLTQQCGLDGVVCSAHEARHFKQAIGTDFRLVTPGIRPEGSDVGDQRRIMTPQQAQQAGVDYMVIGRPITQSADPAVALRTILSSLQGV
- the yciH gene encoding stress response translation initiation inhibitor YciH, with the protein product MAENNSRLVYSTETGRIDQPEAIIQRPKGDGFVRIQRQTSGRKGKGVCLITGIDLCDAELNKLAAELKKKCGCGGAVKDGVIEIQGDKRDLLKTLLEAKSYKVKLAGG